In Deinococcus puniceus, one genomic interval encodes:
- the acnA gene encoding aconitate hydratase AcnA codes for MAMNLFGARDTLATRAGQKLYFYNLNKLQDQGFDISKLPVSVKVLLESVLREANDYDVRSEDVRTVAGWKAVNEEVEIPFKPARVILQDFTGVPAVVDLAAMRSAMVALGGDPNKINPLIPVDLVIDHSVQVDEFGTDFALANNMALEFERNRERYEFLRWGQQAFDNFGVVPPASGIVHQVNLEYLAKGVQSRPEDDGIVVYPDSLVGTDSHTTMINGLGIVGWGVGGIEAEAVMLGQPIYMLMPEVVGFKVTGAMPEGATATDLALRVTEMLRAAGVVGKFVEFFGPGLSNMTLPDRATIANMAPEYGATMGFFPVDDEALRYLRRTGRLEDEIELVELYYKAQGMFRTDETPDPTFTSNIELDLGTIVPSLAGPKRPQDRVNLDGMHTVFAEALTAPVKSRGFELTETQLSAQGTIGGTDIKIGHGAVTLASITSCTNTSNPSVLIAAGLVAKKAVEKGLKSKPWVKTSLAPGSRVVTEYLEMAGLQTYLDQIGFNTVGYGCMTCIGNSGPLPEPVVQAITEGDLVVASVLSGNRNFEGRVNPHIRANYLASPPLVVAYALAGTVVNDIVNDAIGTDQQGQPVYLRDIWPSNAEIQAIMDRAINAEMFKKVYDGIEKSNADWNAIPVSEGALYDWNADSTYIQNPPFFENLAGGPSEVVSIEGARALVKVGDSVTTDHISPAGSFKADTPAGKFLMENGIAPKDFNSYGSRRGNDRVMTRGTFANIRLKNQLAPGTEGGYTTDYTTGQVSFIYDAAQNYKASNIPLMVLAGKDYGMGSSRDWAAKGTFLLGVKAVLAESFERIHRSNLVGMGVLPLQYKNGESAESLGITGDETFDVLLPGDLKPRQDVSLRVTKDGQSRIVTVQCRIDTPVEIDYYKNGGILQTVLRSILAKGEVAQA; via the coding sequence ATGGCGATGAATCTTTTCGGTGCGCGGGACACGCTGGCCACACGGGCTGGGCAAAAACTCTACTTTTATAACCTCAACAAATTGCAGGATCAGGGCTTCGATATCAGCAAGCTTCCGGTGAGCGTGAAGGTGCTGCTGGAAAGCGTGCTGCGCGAAGCCAACGACTACGACGTGCGCAGTGAAGACGTGCGGACGGTGGCAGGCTGGAAAGCCGTCAACGAAGAAGTCGAAATCCCCTTCAAGCCTGCCCGCGTCATCTTGCAGGACTTCACGGGCGTGCCCGCCGTCGTCGATCTGGCGGCCATGCGGAGCGCGATGGTGGCCCTCGGCGGCGATCCCAACAAGATCAACCCGCTGATCCCCGTCGATCTGGTCATCGATCACTCGGTGCAGGTGGACGAATTCGGCACCGATTTTGCGCTCGCCAACAACATGGCGCTGGAATTCGAGCGCAACCGCGAACGCTACGAGTTCCTGCGTTGGGGCCAGCAAGCCTTCGACAACTTCGGCGTCGTGCCGCCCGCGTCAGGCATCGTTCACCAAGTCAACCTCGAATACCTCGCCAAAGGTGTGCAGAGCCGCCCCGAAGACGACGGCATCGTGGTGTATCCCGATTCCCTCGTGGGCACCGATTCCCACACCACCATGATCAACGGCCTCGGCATCGTGGGCTGGGGCGTGGGCGGCATCGAGGCCGAAGCCGTGATGCTGGGCCAGCCTATTTACATGCTGATGCCCGAAGTCGTGGGCTTCAAGGTCACGGGCGCGATGCCTGAAGGCGCGACGGCCACCGATCTTGCGTTGCGCGTGACCGAGATGCTGCGTGCAGCAGGCGTGGTGGGCAAATTCGTGGAGTTCTTCGGCCCCGGCCTGAGCAACATGACGCTGCCTGACCGCGCCACGATTGCCAACATGGCCCCCGAATACGGCGCGACGATGGGCTTTTTCCCCGTAGACGACGAGGCTCTGCGCTACCTGCGCCGCACCGGACGCTTGGAGGACGAAATCGAATTGGTGGAGCTGTACTACAAGGCTCAGGGCATGTTCCGCACCGACGAAACGCCTGATCCGACCTTTACCAGCAACATCGAACTCGATTTGGGCACCATCGTTCCCAGTTTGGCAGGCCCCAAGCGCCCGCAAGACCGCGTGAACTTGGACGGCATGCACACTGTCTTTGCCGAAGCCCTGACCGCACCCGTCAAGTCACGCGGCTTCGAACTCACCGAAACCCAACTGAGCGCACAGGGCACCATCGGCGGCACCGACATCAAGATCGGTCACGGCGCGGTCACACTGGCGTCCATCACGTCTTGCACCAACACCAGCAACCCCAGCGTGCTCATCGCCGCCGGACTTGTCGCCAAAAAAGCCGTCGAGAAGGGCCTGAAGTCCAAGCCTTGGGTCAAAACGTCTCTGGCCCCCGGCAGCCGCGTGGTCACCGAATATCTGGAGATGGCGGGCCTGCAAACCTACCTTGACCAGATCGGCTTTAACACGGTGGGCTACGGCTGCATGACCTGTATCGGCAACAGTGGGCCGCTGCCCGAACCTGTGGTGCAGGCCATTACCGAGGGCGATCTGGTGGTCGCGTCGGTGCTGTCGGGCAACCGCAACTTCGAGGGCCGCGTGAACCCGCATATCCGCGCCAACTACCTCGCCTCGCCCCCGTTGGTGGTGGCCTATGCGCTGGCCGGAACCGTGGTCAACGACATCGTGAACGACGCCATCGGCACCGACCAGCAGGGTCAGCCCGTGTACCTGCGCGACATCTGGCCCAGCAACGCCGAAATTCAGGCCATCATGGATAGGGCCATCAACGCCGAGATGTTCAAGAAGGTCTACGACGGCATCGAGAAGAGCAACGCCGACTGGAACGCCATTCCGGTCAGCGAGGGCGCGTTGTACGACTGGAACGCCGATTCTACCTACATCCAGAACCCACCCTTCTTCGAGAATCTGGCAGGCGGCCCCAGTGAAGTGGTGAGCATCGAGGGTGCGCGGGCGCTAGTGAAAGTGGGCGACTCCGTGACCACCGACCACATCAGCCCCGCAGGCAGCTTCAAGGCCGATACACCCGCTGGCAAGTTCTTGATGGAGAACGGTATCGCGCCCAAGGATTTCAACTCCTACGGCTCGCGCCGGGGCAATGACCGCGTGATGACGCGCGGCACCTTCGCCAACATCCGCCTGAAGAACCAGTTGGCCCCCGGCACGGAAGGCGGCTATACCACCGACTACACCACCGGGCAAGTCAGCTTTATCTACGACGCGGCTCAGAACTACAAGGCCAGCAATATTCCGCTGATGGTCTTGGCGGGCAAAGATTACGGCATGGGTTCCAGCCGTGACTGGGCCGCCAAGGGCACCTTCCTGCTGGGCGTGAAGGCCGTGCTGGCCGAGAGCTTTGAGCGTATTCACCGCTCCAACCTCGTGGGCATGGGCGTGCTGCCGCTGCAATACAAGAACGGCGAGAGCGCCGAGAGCTTGGGCATCACGGGCGACGAAACTTTCGATGTGCTGCTGCCCGGCGACCTGAAGCCCCGCCAAGACGTGAGCCTGCGCGTGACCAAAGACGGTCAGAGCCGCATCGTGACCGTGCAGTGCCGCATCGATACGCCTGTAGAAATCGACTACTACAAAAACGGCGGCATCCTGCAAACCGTCTTGCGGAGCATTCTGGCTAAGGGTGAAGTCGCTCAGGCGTAA
- a CDS encoding Uma2 family endonuclease, producing MSAPALQTISEEEYLRTEEESPVRREYIWGFVYPVHGEEGPHAQAGATSRHGLICMSIGASLYRPALKAGCRAYQSDMKVRIPQFRGVTYYYPDVVLTCEPIEDDATSIESPCLIVEVLSPSTRNLDRREKLLAYTDLPSLQGYLLVDTATRAARLYTRNGEKWNEDYLEESGVLKLPCVDVELSLDEIYEGVNL from the coding sequence ATGAGCGCCCCTGCCCTGCAAACAATTTCCGAGGAGGAATACCTGCGGACGGAAGAGGAGAGTCCCGTGCGCCGAGAATATATCTGGGGCTTCGTGTATCCGGTACACGGTGAGGAGGGGCCACACGCTCAGGCGGGGGCCACCAGCAGACACGGCCTGATCTGCATGAGCATCGGGGCCAGTTTGTACCGTCCGGCGCTTAAAGCAGGCTGCCGCGCTTACCAGAGTGATATGAAAGTCCGGATTCCGCAGTTTCGCGGCGTTACCTACTACTATCCCGACGTGGTGCTGACCTGTGAACCTATAGAAGACGACGCCACCTCTATTGAGTCGCCCTGCTTGATTGTAGAAGTCCTCAGCCCCAGTACCCGCAATTTAGACCGCCGCGAAAAACTTTTGGCTTATACCGATCTACCCAGTTTGCAAGGCTATTTGTTGGTAGATACAGCCACTCGTGCTGCCCGCCTGTACACCCGAAACGGCGAGAAGTGGAACGAAGATTATCTAGAAGAGTCAGGAGTATTAAAGCTCCCCTGCGTTGACGTAGAACTGAGCTTAGATGAAATCTACGAGGGTGTGAATCTGTAG
- a CDS encoding enolase C-terminal domain-like protein, with translation MTNTAKIVRIEGIPYRLPLTSALAWGAHSALNAAEHVLVRVTLDDGTVGLAEAPPRPTIYGETPASVVAILAHLAPALVGLPIADAHALNRVRNSVANNHTARGALDMALWDARARAGGQTLFDTLLGPSTRVRVSFILGIDTPAGMLAEAGRVVAAGVRCLKVKVGRNHARDLAVIRELRATYGEAVQLYADSNETLTPTEAPAALDAMREAGLTYVEEPLPVRDLRARVDLHARHILPIVADDSCFLPADLARELDFGTFDILNVKTARNGFTDGLAMLQAAAAAGKRGMVGSQASTGLGTVHAALLSTQAEVTEPCELSFVLKLQDDLLDQPITFQDGWLDVTALRNHAVDPQKLGHYQLM, from the coding sequence GTGACCAACACGGCCAAAATTGTCCGGATTGAGGGGATTCCCTACCGCCTGCCGCTCACATCTGCCTTAGCGTGGGGCGCACATTCGGCCCTGAATGCCGCCGAGCATGTGCTGGTGCGCGTGACGTTGGATGACGGCACGGTGGGCTTGGCCGAAGCGCCGCCCCGCCCCACCATCTACGGCGAAACGCCCGCCAGCGTGGTGGCAATCTTGGCCCACCTCGCGCCTGCACTGGTGGGCCTGCCCATTGCCGATGCCCACGCCCTGAACCGGGTCAGAAACAGTGTCGCCAACAATCACACGGCACGCGGCGCACTGGATATGGCGCTATGGGATGCACGGGCGAGGGCGGGCGGGCAAACGCTGTTCGACACACTGCTGGGGCCGAGCACCCGCGTGCGCGTCAGCTTTATTTTGGGCATAGACACGCCTGCCGGAATGCTGGCCGAAGCGGGGCGCGTGGTGGCGGCGGGCGTGCGCTGCCTGAAGGTGAAGGTGGGCCGGAATCATGCCCGCGATCTGGCCGTGATTCGGGAGTTGCGGGCCACTTACGGGGAAGCGGTGCAACTGTACGCCGACAGCAACGAAACGCTGACGCCCACAGAGGCTCCTGCCGCGCTGGACGCCATGCGTGAAGCAGGGCTGACCTATGTGGAGGAGCCGTTGCCCGTGCGTGACCTGCGGGCGCGAGTCGACCTGCACGCCCGCCACATCCTGCCCATCGTGGCCGACGATTCCTGCTTCCTGCCCGCCGACTTGGCCCGCGAACTGGACTTTGGCACCTTCGATATTCTGAATGTGAAGACGGCCCGCAACGGCTTTACCGATGGCCTAGCGATGTTGCAAGCAGCGGCGGCGGCAGGCAAACGCGGCATGGTGGGATCGCAAGCCAGCACAGGCCTGGGCACGGTTCACGCCGCGCTGCTGTCCACGCAGGCCGAAGTCACCGAACCTTGCGAACTGAGCTTCGTGCTGAAGCTGCAAGATGATCTGCTGGATCAGCCAATCACGTTTCAAGACGGTTGGCTGGATGTCACGGCACTGAGGAACCATGCAGTAGATCCGCAGAAGCTTGGGCACTATCAGTTGATGTGA
- a CDS encoding DEAD/DEAH box helicase family protein produces MNVPANRAVTLPFLRASAEADAHESPLSSLPLTVLVGVTGVGKSTALAALQSANSGMKVLPDRRDITDAVMIWPRAGGSISDREERFRLTAEYRAEHPGGMAYALGTLLADTRHWGNQPVFDGLRGLEEVQYAAAHFPAWRFVALGAPDAVRVRRLLGRADAFDQVTGGSAPDLRQALAELKGVQDVFTPAELDGLAALTDQGFAPADILAKVKIVVSERRNYDPHAAEQFLRTLPPTRALVLDTVELDPAGVAASVAAWAGAGA; encoded by the coding sequence GTGAATGTGCCTGCCAACAGAGCTGTGACCCTGCCTTTTTTGCGTGCTTCTGCCGAGGCTGACGCCCACGAATCGCCGCTCTCCAGTCTGCCGCTGACCGTGCTGGTGGGCGTGACAGGCGTGGGCAAGAGTACGGCGCTGGCCGCCCTTCAATCGGCAAACTCTGGAATGAAGGTCTTGCCAGACCGCCGCGACATCACCGACGCTGTGATGATCTGGCCCCGTGCAGGCGGCTCCATCTCTGACCGCGAAGAACGCTTTCGACTGACCGCCGAGTACCGCGCCGAGCATCCCGGCGGCATGGCGTATGCGTTGGGCACGCTGCTGGCCGACACCCGGCACTGGGGAAATCAGCCTGTCTTCGACGGATTGCGCGGGCTAGAGGAAGTGCAGTACGCGGCGGCGCACTTCCCCGCGTGGCGATTTGTGGCGCTGGGTGCGCCCGACGCCGTGCGTGTCCGCCGACTGCTGGGCCGCGCCGACGCCTTCGATCAGGTCACAGGGGGAAGTGCGCCGGATTTGCGGCAGGCTTTAGCTGAATTGAAGGGCGTGCAGGACGTGTTCACTCCCGCTGAGTTGGATGGATTGGCCGCCCTAACCGATCAAGGCTTTGCCCCCGCCGATATTCTCGCCAAAGTCAAGATCGTGGTGTCCGAGCGGCGCAACTATGACCCACATGCCGCCGAGCAGTTTTTGCGAACGCTGCCGCCCACGCGTGCGCTGGTCTTGGATACAGTGGAGCTAGACCCAGCGGGTGTGGCCGCCAGCGTTGCAGCTTGGGCAGGAGCGGGAGCGTGA
- a CDS encoding PRC-barrel domain-containing protein, whose protein sequence is MIKGKEILGRNIVAISTGERVESVRDVIFDHQGNQVLGLLVDEGGWFHAAKVVPFEKIRSFGEDVIMIGNPEDVTGTREDGRLSDALNSDVSLIGMTLLTTDGQNLGKIADVFFDESTGYVEGYEATGGLFSDLSSGRTFIPTPESVQIGTDAAIVPISVAAAMQESEAGGLQGALHSAGQSISGAYQSAAEGVKGAYENIAEATKERQKEYSVGKTAGGDITLEDGTVIVHKGDTITEEQVTAAEGAGKLGALATAATGGVLAGAYDSAKERVQGGMEDMKTASADRQMTYVVGKTAGSDVTTDTGEVIVHKGVTITPFQAERAQQTGKLGALTAAATGGSISDSVQDIRERREMDPNSLEATVGRRVKSDVRAPSGSLVAAQGQIVTPALADRARHLNAEAALIAATTGAKATTEGATGAGATAALAGGVASVSEGASNLIDKAKSWFGEKREQTEEALENRQQEAQEQKIRDALGRPVNRVILAPDDSIILNIGEIVTHKAVESARSGDVLDILLDSISKETVTIDPLSVRPHETGTAALEGQSDLGDTPNVPANTNDPQRPL, encoded by the coding sequence ATGATTAAAGGCAAAGAAATTTTGGGGCGCAACATCGTCGCCATCAGCACAGGCGAGCGCGTCGAAAGCGTGCGCGACGTTATTTTTGATCATCAGGGCAATCAAGTCTTGGGCCTGCTTGTCGATGAGGGCGGCTGGTTCCATGCCGCGAAAGTCGTGCCCTTCGAGAAAATCCGTTCCTTTGGCGAAGACGTGATCATGATCGGCAATCCCGAAGACGTGACGGGCACGCGCGAAGATGGCCGCCTGTCGGACGCCCTGAACAGCGACGTGAGCCTGATCGGGATGACCCTGCTGACCACCGACGGCCAGAACCTCGGCAAAATTGCAGACGTGTTTTTTGATGAAAGCACCGGCTACGTGGAAGGCTACGAGGCCACGGGCGGCCTGTTCTCTGACCTGAGCAGCGGGCGCACCTTTATTCCCACGCCCGAAAGCGTGCAGATCGGCACCGACGCGGCCATCGTGCCCATCAGCGTGGCTGCCGCCATGCAGGAAAGTGAAGCGGGCGGGTTGCAAGGCGCACTCCACTCGGCGGGCCAGAGCATCAGCGGGGCGTACCAGAGTGCTGCCGAGGGTGTGAAGGGCGCTTACGAGAATATTGCCGAGGCCACCAAAGAGCGCCAGAAAGAGTACTCGGTGGGCAAGACGGCGGGCGGCGATATCACGCTGGAAGACGGCACCGTGATCGTGCATAAGGGCGACACCATCACCGAAGAGCAGGTGACTGCTGCTGAAGGTGCGGGCAAGTTGGGCGCACTGGCAACTGCCGCGACTGGCGGCGTGCTGGCCGGAGCCTACGACTCGGCCAAAGAGCGCGTGCAGGGCGGCATGGAAGACATGAAAACCGCCAGCGCAGACCGTCAGATGACCTACGTGGTGGGCAAAACCGCAGGCAGCGACGTGACCACCGACACGGGCGAAGTGATCGTGCATAAGGGCGTGACCATTACCCCATTTCAGGCCGAACGTGCCCAGCAGACGGGCAAACTGGGGGCACTGACCGCAGCGGCCACCGGCGGCTCGATCTCCGACAGCGTGCAGGACATCCGCGAACGCCGCGAGATGGATCCGAACTCGCTGGAAGCGACTGTGGGCCGCCGCGTGAAATCTGATGTGCGTGCCCCCAGCGGCAGCCTCGTGGCCGCGCAGGGCCAGATCGTGACCCCTGCTTTGGCAGACCGCGCCCGCCACCTGAACGCCGAAGCCGCCCTGATTGCGGCCACCACCGGAGCCAAGGCCACCACCGAAGGCGCGACTGGTGCAGGCGCAACCGCAGCTTTGGCGGGCGGCGTCGCCAGCGTCAGCGAAGGCGCGAGCAATCTGATCGACAAGGCCAAGAGCTGGTTTGGTGAGAAGCGCGAGCAGACCGAAGAAGCGCTGGAAAACCGTCAGCAGGAAGCGCAGGAACAAAAAATCCGCGACGCACTGGGGCGTCCGGTCAACCGCGTGATCTTGGCCCCCGACGATTCCATCATCCTCAATATCGGTGAAATCGTGACGCACAAGGCCGTCGAATCGGCCCGCAGCGGCGACGTGCTGGACATTTTGCTGGACAGCATCAGCAAGGAAACCGTGACCATCGATCCCCTGAGCGTTCGCCCGCACGAAACGGGTACGGCGGCACTGGAAGGCCAGAGCGACTTGGGCGATACACCCAACGTTCCCGCCAACACGAACGATCCTCAGCGCCCTCTGTAA
- a CDS encoding ABC transporter permease, translating to MVWHVAVRDLLATLRDRRTLLGTILIPLLLIPLFTLGLPQLLGQFVGGQQQERQKVGVVGTLPPALRTALERDEKAPDGSVLRAGVTLVAVTDPRAAVADGDVEAALRAPAALPTRAGDGTGTLEVYAKLTSLRAQTGAYGKVENTIDAYNRTLTLERLTALGLNADTLTPIQIKPVDASPPQQQRSGQLAFLIPLLMLNFILTGAMATALDATAGEKERGTLESLLVSPVRRGEVVAGKLLATTLTALTSACFSVLGFLASGFVAGLLQRGQSASSAELSQAFGGQLSLSFGAAVALIGAAISAALLISAILIALSIYARSYKEAQTYVTPLSLAIVIPAVLLQFSDFLSTGPALYAIPLFGSMLAILDTVRGTVTAPNVLIAIAANLLGAFVLALVARRSFGREEVIFRN from the coding sequence ATGGTGTGGCACGTGGCCGTGCGCGATTTGCTGGCTACGTTGCGAGACCGCCGCACGCTGCTCGGCACCATTCTGATTCCGCTGCTGCTGATTCCCCTGTTTACGCTGGGGCTGCCGCAACTGCTGGGCCAGTTTGTGGGCGGGCAGCAACAGGAGCGCCAAAAGGTGGGTGTAGTGGGAACCTTGCCCCCGGCACTCCGAACAGCCCTAGAGCGCGACGAGAAAGCCCCTGACGGTTCGGTGCTCCGTGCGGGCGTGACCCTCGTGGCTGTCACCGACCCCCGCGCCGCAGTGGCAGACGGCGATGTAGAAGCCGCGCTACGTGCGCCCGCCGCCCTGCCTACCCGTGCTGGCGACGGCACCGGCACACTAGAGGTCTACGCCAAACTGACCAGCTTGCGTGCCCAAACCGGAGCGTATGGCAAGGTGGAAAACACCATCGACGCCTACAACCGCACGCTGACGCTGGAGCGCCTGACCGCGCTGGGCCTCAATGCCGACACCCTCACGCCTATTCAAATTAAGCCTGTTGATGCCAGCCCACCCCAGCAGCAACGCAGCGGCCAATTAGCATTCCTGATTCCTTTGCTGATGCTGAACTTTATTTTGACGGGTGCGATGGCAACAGCGCTGGACGCCACCGCAGGCGAAAAGGAGCGCGGCACGCTGGAAAGCCTGCTGGTCTCCCCTGTTCGGCGCGGCGAAGTGGTGGCCGGAAAATTGCTGGCAACCACGCTCACAGCACTGACCAGCGCATGCTTCAGCGTCCTCGGGTTCCTTGCCAGCGGATTCGTCGCGGGCCTGCTTCAGCGTGGGCAGTCGGCCAGCAGCGCGGAATTGTCGCAGGCGTTCGGGGGCCAACTGAGCCTCAGCTTCGGCGCGGCAGTGGCCCTGATCGGAGCCGCCATCAGCGCCGCCCTGCTCATCAGCGCCATCCTGATCGCCCTCAGCATCTACGCCCGCTCGTACAAAGAGGCGCAAACCTATGTCACGCCGCTGAGCCTTGCCATCGTGATTCCCGCCGTGCTGCTGCAATTCAGCGACTTCCTCAGCACCGGGCCAGCCTTGTACGCCATTCCGCTGTTCGGCTCTATGCTCGCCATTCTGGACACGGTGCGCGGCACGGTCACGGCCCCGAACGTGCTGATCGCCATTGCCGCCAATTTGCTGGGCGCGTTCGTACTGGCCCTCGTAGCGCGGCGTTCGTTTGGCCGGGAAGAGGTGATTTTCCGGAATTGA
- a CDS encoding ABC transporter ATP-binding protein translates to MLEIQNLTKTYGKHTALSDVTLSAHDGEVFGLLGPNGAGKTTLLRLLATLLTPTSGTATVAGHDVQRDPEAVRRVVGVVNGGMGLPARLTGREVLKSFAGLYGMSRSQTDTRIAELDEKLELGRTLDVRAGEYSTGMRQKVVIARAVIHDPAVLILDEASSGLDIFARRTLLDFVAATRAPGRLTVYSTHVMSEAEEVCDRMAIVHEGKLVTVDTLGGILARTGERNLERAFFALLRGTPAGGTYAV, encoded by the coding sequence ATGCTTGAAATCCAGAATCTCACCAAAACATATGGCAAACACACGGCACTCTCGGACGTGACTCTTTCTGCCCATGACGGCGAAGTGTTTGGGCTGCTGGGGCCGAACGGGGCGGGCAAGACGACGCTTTTGCGTTTGCTGGCAACCCTTCTCACGCCTACTTCGGGCACGGCGACTGTGGCGGGCCATGATGTGCAGCGCGACCCAGAAGCGGTGCGGCGCGTGGTGGGCGTGGTCAACGGCGGCATGGGCCTACCCGCCCGCCTGACCGGGCGCGAAGTGCTGAAATCGTTTGCGGGGCTGTACGGCATGAGCCGCAGCCAAACCGACACGCGCATTGCCGAACTGGACGAGAAGCTGGAACTGGGCCGCACGCTGGATGTCCGGGCAGGCGAATACAGCACCGGGATGCGCCAGAAAGTCGTGATCGCCCGCGCGGTCATTCACGATCCCGCCGTGCTGATCCTCGATGAAGCCTCCAGCGGCCTCGATATTTTTGCGCGGCGCACGCTGCTGGATTTTGTGGCCGCCACCCGCGCTCCGGGCCGCCTGACCGTGTATTCCACCCACGTGATGAGCGAGGCCGAGGAGGTCTGTGACCGCATGGCGATTGTGCATGAAGGAAAATTGGTGACGGTGGATACGCTGGGGGGCATCTTGGCCCGCACCGGCGAACGCAATCTGGAACGGGCATTTTTTGCGCTGCTGCGCGGCACGCCTGCGGGGGGAACCTATGCCGTCTAA
- a CDS encoding ATP-binding cassette domain-containing protein, whose translation MLTIEKVSKSLGDKSVVSNLSFDFDGKVLTLTGKNGVGKTTLLKLLAGLLDADSGQIIYAHSGIYANGGQTPRGSRVSYAPSRLSFGLNLPPRFFIQTLMQAKADGLNARQLDQLWEDWLIPPHARCVHDLSFGNIQKLNLIQALHSKAQVCIFDEPTNGLDAEGKALFLSHLELINDALIIICSHDIDTLHKMSGTVYTLAQESDGSTLKPTVWEASYTIIYVYSGERASINIPAPELDATLHRLSRDASIEDVIKLPFGTQMT comes from the coding sequence ATGTTGACCATTGAGAAGGTCAGCAAATCTCTTGGGGACAAAAGCGTCGTGTCGAACTTGTCTTTCGACTTTGATGGCAAAGTCTTGACTCTGACGGGCAAGAACGGCGTGGGCAAGACGACCCTGCTGAAACTGCTGGCCGGACTCCTCGACGCAGACTCCGGCCAGATCATTTATGCCCATAGTGGAATTTATGCCAATGGAGGGCAAACACCACGCGGTTCACGCGTCTCCTACGCTCCATCGAGGCTCAGCTTCGGCTTGAATCTGCCTCCCCGCTTTTTCATCCAGACCTTGATGCAGGCCAAAGCAGACGGCTTGAATGCCCGACAACTCGATCAACTCTGGGAAGACTGGCTGATTCCACCCCACGCACGTTGCGTCCATGATCTGTCGTTTGGAAATATCCAGAAACTCAACTTGATTCAGGCCCTTCATTCAAAGGCCCAAGTCTGTATTTTCGACGAACCGACCAACGGTTTGGACGCGGAGGGAAAGGCCTTGTTTTTAAGCCACCTCGAACTCATCAACGACGCGCTCATCATTATTTGCTCGCACGACATAGACACACTGCATAAGATGTCCGGCACTGTTTATACCCTCGCTCAAGAATCGGACGGCTCGACTTTGAAGCCGACTGTTTGGGAGGCCAGCTACACAATAATCTACGTCTATTCGGGAGAACGGGCGTCTATCAACATTCCCGCCCCAGAACTTGATGCGACTTTGCACCGCCTTTCTCGTGACGCCTCTATCGAAGATGTCATCAAATTGCCGTTCGGAACGCAGATGACGTGA
- a CDS encoding helix-turn-helix transcriptional regulator, producing the protein MDNRIRVLRAERQWTQADLAAALDVSRQTVNALETGRYDPSLPLAFRLARVFGRSIEEIFSDPEGVQ; encoded by the coding sequence ATGGACAACCGGATTCGGGTGCTGCGGGCCGAGCGCCAATGGACGCAAGCCGACCTAGCCGCCGCGCTGGACGTGAGCCGCCAAACTGTGAACGCCCTAGAGACGGGCCGCTACGACCCCAGTTTGCCATTGGCCTTCCGCTTGGCACGGGTGTTTGGGCGAAGTATTGAAGAGATTTTCAGCGATCCAGAGGGAGTGCAATGA
- a CDS encoding transcription initiation factor IIE subunit alpha family protein — translation MFNPPTLEDLQETRRANEKLVLKALESKPEWVETELAKTTSLALSHLRAALASLLDQGRVRRLPGTGTRAVYGLADPGLADVPATPLTGDAKKVRDYLEGRADSALYMSDQLRMTREDVMTALSLLNAHGMITCTFVGSLVIFRLKETQALGQEQAVPAPTTKKKQVA, via the coding sequence ATGTTTAACCCCCCTACCCTCGAAGACCTGCAAGAAACCCGCCGCGCCAACGAAAAGCTGGTGCTGAAAGCCTTGGAAAGCAAGCCTGAGTGGGTAGAAACCGAACTGGCGAAAACCACCAGCTTGGCCCTGTCTCACCTCCGCGCCGCGCTGGCCAGTCTGCTTGATCAGGGCCGCGTGCGCCGCCTCCCCGGTACCGGAACCCGCGCCGTGTACGGCCTCGCTGACCCCGGTTTGGCCGATGTGCCCGCCACCCCCCTGACCGGCGACGCCAAGAAAGTGCGCGACTACCTTGAGGGCCGCGCCGACAGCGCCCTGTACATGAGCGATCAGCTCCGCATGACCCGTGAAGACGTGATGACGGCCCTGAGCCTTCTCAACGCGCACGGCATGATCACCTGCACCTTCGTGGGCAGCTTGGTCATCTTCCGCCTCAAGGAAACGCAGGCGCTGGGACAAGAGCAGGCCGTCCCTGCCCCCACCACCAAGAAAAAGCAAGTCGCGTAA